A region of Chloroflexota bacterium DNA encodes the following proteins:
- the ade gene encoding adenine deaminase, with the protein MFQDAITKRTQLLVDVAMGRTPADIVIRDGRWVSVQSGEIIPHTDIAIADEFIAYVGPNASHAIGENTKIIEADGRYLVPGLLDAHMHVESGMVTVTEFVRAVARRGTTGMFIDPHEIANVFGLNGVKLMVDEARNQPIHVWVQIPSCVPSAPGLETPGASIGPEEVAEAMTWDGIIGLGEMMNFPGVFLSDEKMHAEMAATRAAGKTIGGHYASPDLGLPFHGYVAGGPEDDHEGTHKEDAIARVRQGMKAMLRYGSAWHDVANQVGAILEDGLDPRRFILCTDDSHAETITRDGHMDRVVRHAIEQGLEPLTAIQMATLNTAEHFGLTRQLGMIAPGRYADVLLVRDLSNFQAGLVLAKGQVIAEDEKLLIELPSFQYPDWATKSVHLGKELTAKDFKLSVESNQSPVSANIIGVIENQAPTQHLRMDVTPKDGEISVDLDRDILKIALVERHRGTGGVMVGLVHGFGFTERCAIATTVAHDSHHMIVVGTDEAMMAQAANTLGQINGGQVVVKDGKIIGQVELPIAGLMSNERAEVVAEKAASVLKGFKACGCSLNNPNMQLSLLALVVIPELRISDLGLVDVTKFEFTPVLVHQGIATS; encoded by the coding sequence ATGTTTCAGGATGCAATTACAAAACGAACTCAATTGCTGGTCGATGTCGCCATGGGGCGCACGCCTGCCGATATTGTGATTCGTGATGGGCGGTGGGTCAGTGTACAGTCTGGGGAGATTATTCCGCATACCGATATTGCCATTGCAGACGAGTTTATTGCCTACGTTGGCCCAAATGCCAGCCATGCGATTGGCGAAAATACAAAAATCATCGAAGCCGATGGGCGTTATTTGGTGCCCGGCTTGCTGGATGCCCACATGCACGTTGAAAGCGGCATGGTAACAGTAACTGAATTTGTGCGCGCTGTCGCCCGCCGTGGCACTACGGGCATGTTTATTGATCCGCATGAGATCGCCAATGTTTTCGGGCTGAATGGCGTCAAATTGATGGTGGATGAAGCCCGGAATCAGCCTATCCATGTTTGGGTGCAGATACCCTCTTGCGTACCCTCTGCGCCGGGGCTGGAAACCCCCGGCGCTAGCATTGGTCCGGAAGAAGTAGCCGAAGCCATGACCTGGGACGGTATTATCGGCTTGGGCGAGATGATGAATTTCCCTGGTGTGTTTCTCAGTGATGAAAAAATGCACGCTGAAATGGCAGCCACTCGCGCCGCCGGGAAAACGATTGGTGGACACTACGCTTCGCCTGATTTGGGTTTGCCTTTCCACGGCTATGTGGCTGGCGGCCCCGAGGACGATCACGAAGGTACACACAAAGAAGACGCCATTGCCCGCGTGCGCCAGGGCATGAAGGCCATGTTGCGCTATGGCTCAGCCTGGCATGATGTCGCTAACCAGGTGGGTGCCATTCTTGAAGATGGCCTCGATCCGCGGCGATTCATCCTCTGCACGGATGACTCCCATGCTGAAACCATCACCCGGGACGGCCACATGGATCGGGTTGTGCGTCATGCTATCGAACAAGGGTTGGAGCCGCTCACTGCAATTCAGATGGCAACCCTCAATACCGCGGAACACTTTGGGTTGACGCGCCAGTTGGGCATGATCGCCCCCGGGCGTTATGCCGATGTTCTTCTGGTGCGCGACCTCTCCAATTTCCAGGCCGGGCTTGTCCTTGCCAAAGGGCAGGTGATTGCCGAAGACGAGAAACTGCTCATCGAACTGCCTTCCTTCCAATACCCCGACTGGGCAACAAAATCTGTACATTTAGGAAAAGAGCTAACAGCAAAAGATTTTAAGTTGTCGGTTGAAAGTAATCAGTCGCCAGTTTCTGCAAATATCATTGGTGTAATTGAAAACCAGGCGCCAACCCAACATTTGCGGATGGATGTTACACCGAAAGATGGTGAAATTTCCGTTGATCTTGACCGCGACATCCTGAAGATCGCTCTGGTAGAGCGGCACAGAGGCACCGGCGGTGTGATGGTTGGGTTGGTGCATGGCTTTGGCTTCACTGAGCGCTGTGCGATTGCTACCACTGTGGCGCACGATAGCCATCATATGATTGTGGTTGGGACGGACGAAGCCATGATGGCCCAGGCTGCCAACACGCTCGGCCAGATCAATGGTGGGCAGGTCGTTGTCAAAGATGGAAAGATCATTGGCCAAGTGGAATTGCCCATTGCCGGCCTGATGTCGAACGAGCGCGCCGAAGTTGTTGCCGAAAAGGCTGCTTCTGTGCTAAAGGGTTTTAAAGCCTGTGGCTGCTCACTCAACAACCCCAATATGCAGCTTAGCCTGTTGGCCTTGGTGGTTATTCCTGAATTACGCATCTCCGATCTTGGGTTGGTGGATGTGACTAAATTTGAGTTTACACCTGTGTTAGTACATCAAGGCATTGCCACATCATAA
- a CDS encoding GntR family transcriptional regulator → MRKNIHSRLEEIIAVAEPGERLLSEPKLAEQLGVSRATLREAMRTFETQGLLRRRQGVGTFVVRPTRVIESGLEVLESIETLADRIGLPVTMGELQISKCRLDNATAKLMQLSLDTEGICVSRVILAEGRPVAYLVDTLPSGYLSSEEMANEFTGSVLDLMLKRGTPLLESARSEIKAVAANPDVSRALDIQRGDSVLLFESILFTLEGLPIDYSLSYFLPGYFKFHVVRRVG, encoded by the coding sequence ATGAGAAAAAATATTCACAGTCGCCTTGAAGAGATTATCGCCGTTGCCGAGCCGGGAGAACGCTTGCTTTCTGAGCCGAAACTGGCTGAACAATTAGGTGTTTCGCGTGCCACGTTGCGTGAAGCCATGCGCACTTTTGAAACGCAGGGGTTGCTGCGCCGTCGCCAAGGCGTAGGAACCTTTGTCGTGCGTCCGACGCGGGTGATCGAGAGCGGCCTGGAAGTTTTGGAGAGCATCGAAACGCTGGCAGACCGCATTGGGTTACCGGTCACGATGGGCGAATTGCAGATTTCGAAATGTCGCCTGGATAACGCCACGGCGAAGTTGATGCAGTTGAGCCTGGATACGGAAGGTATTTGTGTTTCACGCGTGATTTTGGCAGAGGGACGCCCGGTCGCCTATCTTGTGGATACGCTTCCCAGTGGTTATCTAAGTTCCGAAGAGATGGCAAATGAATTTACCGGTTCGGTGTTGGACCTGATGCTCAAGCGCGGGACACCGTTATTAGAGAGTGCCCGCTCTGAAATAAAGGCCGTAGCCGCAAATCCAGATGTGTCCCGGGCTTTGGATATCCAACGCGGCGATTCGGTTTTGCTATTTGAATCCATCTTGTTCACCCTGGAAGGATTGCCGATTGATTACTCGCTGAGCTATTTTTTGCCGGGATATTTCAAATTCCATGTTGTGCGGCGTGTTGGATAA